A window of Clostridium botulinum BKT015925 contains these coding sequences:
- a CDS encoding IS6 family transposase: MNKANKKITCPRCHSHNLYKFGKDKEGNQKYQCKECKRQFAPSAMPKERQLKDYPRCPICNKGTFIHHNYSNYINYRCNDKKCNHSFFVAKPTAIDPSSNTTIQGKLNFKGMRFPIHIILMALDLYFLNESSTRRISQYLFRTFNVKVSHVTIASWTKKFAAYFKLKSDNLFYNIDLSDSDEWHADETVVFINGKKHYLWLVIDSESRLIISYHLSPYRDAKQAFSLFNDAKKLGSPRAIVTDRLPSYNIPIKSVFQDTLHIKVQSFMDDISNNIIESFNKTFKSWYKGLKGFNSFNSANKLISVFIFHYNFVRNHSSLRNLTPSEVVGISYPVKAKNNWLLAA; the protein is encoded by the coding sequence ATGAACAAAGCTAATAAAAAAATTACCTGTCCTAGATGTCACAGCCATAACCTATATAAGTTTGGAAAAGACAAAGAAGGAAATCAAAAATATCAATGCAAAGAGTGTAAAAGACAATTTGCACCATCGGCTATGCCGAAAGAGCGTCAGCTCAAGGATTACCCTCGTTGTCCTATCTGTAACAAAGGAACCTTTATTCATCATAATTACTCAAATTATATCAATTATCGTTGTAACGATAAAAAATGTAATCATAGTTTTTTTGTGGCGAAGCCTACGGCTATAGATCCTTCAAGCAATACCACTATCCAAGGTAAACTTAATTTTAAAGGTATGCGCTTTCCAATTCATATTATATTAATGGCTTTAGACCTTTACTTTCTTAATGAAAGTTCTACAAGACGTATATCTCAATATTTGTTTAGAACATTTAATGTAAAAGTATCTCATGTTACTATTGCAAGTTGGACTAAAAAATTTGCTGCATATTTCAAATTGAAATCTGATAATTTATTTTATAATATTGACTTATCAGATTCTGATGAATGGCACGCAGATGAAACTGTTGTATTTATAAATGGCAAGAAACATTATCTATGGCTTGTTATAGACTCAGAAAGTCGATTAATTATCTCTTATCATCTATCCCCATATAGAGATGCTAAACAAGCTTTTAGCCTTTTTAACGATGCTAAGAAATTAGGATCTCCTAGAGCCATAGTTACTGATAGATTACCATCTTACAATATTCCAATAAAATCAGTATTCCAAGATACACTTCACATAAAAGTACAATCTTTTATGGATGATATTTCAAACAATATCATTGAGTCATTTAACAAAACATTTAAGTCTTGGTATAAAGGTTTAAAAGGCTTTAACTCATTTAATAGTGCCAATAAACTAATATCAGTGTTTATATTTCACTATAATTTTGTGCGTAACCACTCATCACTACGTAATTTAACACCATCTGAAGTAGTGGGAATTAGTTACCCAGTTAAAGCTAAAAATAATTGGTTATTAGCTGCCTAA
- a CDS encoding M28 family metallopeptidase produces MKRFLNEFIIGFLVLLLSISFNTYLNIHPFNENKVIEDIYFLTSNNFKGRLTGTFENKLVEEYIRLQFIKNHLKPFMGDYTQTFNTNYPKKIDGYPHLIIQNHAGIKIKEFIYGIDFKEDMLNFKNNKIIVNNKNPFIISKDRMLQVQNNKDYFLFYIPTNDNLNFRSSFVNDSNWSMCVMVTKETLSSINTAIQNGNSVNCFIPFSNSPTTANNVLGFIEGKNKDKNPIIISAHFDHLGIDLNNNIYKGALDNASGTSFMLEMMRYISSLGKPDRSILFVAFNAEEFGCIGSDNFVKTYKPYIKNSKVFNFDMIGSDQDIPLCLIGGKQDSKNTKFIKNISAVCSRQNININYLFEDDSDHKAFRNNNIDAITFCDNDTSKIHTLKDNPEFIKISAITRCFNFSMKKILEFCFNNSFMIIYYKQILYLSLFLILIYSIFIYSHKSHNN; encoded by the coding sequence ATGAAAAGATTTTTAAATGAATTTATTATAGGATTTTTAGTCCTATTATTAAGTATTAGTTTTAATACATATCTAAACATACATCCTTTCAATGAAAATAAAGTCATAGAAGATATTTATTTTCTAACCTCAAATAATTTTAAAGGTAGACTTACAGGTACCTTTGAAAATAAATTAGTAGAAGAATATATTAGACTTCAATTTATAAAAAATCATTTAAAACCATTTATGGGAGACTATACTCAAACCTTTAATACAAATTATCCAAAAAAAATAGATGGTTACCCCCATTTAATAATACAAAATCATGCTGGAATTAAAATCAAAGAATTTATTTACGGTATTGATTTTAAAGAAGACATGTTAAACTTTAAAAATAATAAAATTATAGTGAATAACAAAAACCCTTTTATAATTTCTAAAGATAGAATGTTACAAGTTCAAAATAATAAAGATTATTTTTTATTTTACATACCAACTAATGATAACTTAAACTTTAGAAGTTCTTTTGTAAATGATTCAAATTGGAGTATGTGCGTAATGGTAACTAAAGAAACCTTATCCTCTATAAACACAGCTATACAAAATGGTAATTCTGTAAATTGCTTTATTCCATTTTCAAATTCACCTACCACAGCAAATAATGTTCTTGGTTTTATTGAAGGAAAAAACAAAGATAAAAATCCAATTATAATTTCAGCTCATTTTGATCATCTAGGAATAGATTTAAATAACAACATTTATAAAGGTGCTTTAGATAATGCTTCTGGTACTTCTTTTATGTTAGAAATGATGAGATACATATCTTCTCTTGGGAAACCTGATAGAAGTATCCTATTTGTTGCATTTAACGCCGAAGAGTTCGGGTGTATAGGTTCAGATAACTTCGTTAAAACATATAAACCCTATATCAAAAATAGTAAAGTTTTTAACTTTGATATGATTGGTAGTGATCAAGATATTCCCCTCTGCTTAATAGGTGGAAAACAAGATTCCAAAAATACAAAATTCATAAAAAATATTTCGGCTGTTTGTTCTAGACAAAATATAAATATTAATTATCTTTTTGAAGACGACAGTGATCATAAAGCATTTAGAAACAATAATATTGATGCTATAACATTTTGTGATAACGATACCTCTAAAATTCATACATTAAAAGATAATCCTGAATTCATAAAAATAAGCGCTATTACTCGATGTTTTAATTTTTCTATGAAAAAAATTTTAGAGTTTTGTTTTAATAACAGTTTTATGATTATTTACTATAAACAAATATTATATTTATCATTATTTCTTATTTTAATTTATTCAATTTTTATATACTCACATAAAAGTCACAATAACTAA
- a CDS encoding DUF1657 domain-containing protein produces MPTGTKLEQALASAKGLSADLKTFSLDTDNQDAKQMFKQLSTTMENVSQTIQGRLDFVKQEEPQYRD; encoded by the coding sequence ATGCCAACAGGAACTAAATTAGAACAGGCTTTAGCTTCAGCAAAAGGATTATCAGCAGATTTAAAAACTTTTTCATTAGATACAGATAATCAAGATGCTAAACAAATGTTTAAGCAATTATCTACAACTATGGAGAATGTATCTCAAACAATCCAAGGAAGATTAGATTTTGTAAAACAAGAAGAGCCTCAATATAGAGACTAA
- the prfB gene encoding peptide chain release factor 2 (programmed frameshift) — protein sequence MIIQLEEAKNTVTELESNLDEVRVSLDIASIEKRVLELENRMQESNFWDDINKAQEVTQEAKGLKDRIDKYSNTKNRLEDLKILIEMSIEEDDESSVEEILNEVKEIQIIIDEFRVQILLSGEYDKNNAIVSLHAGAGGTDAQDWTEMLLRMYTRWSETKGYKVETLDILPGDEAGIKSASLKITGEFAYGYLKAEKGIHRLVRISPFNANGKRQTSFASLEILPELTESQDIEIKSDDLRIDTYRASGAGGQHINKTDSAVRITHIPTGIVVQSQSERSQFQNKDTAMSMLKSKLVELKERAHKEKIEDLSGDLKEIGWGSQIRSYVFQPYTMVKDHRTNTEMGNVEAVMDGDIDIFIIEYLKANKN from the exons GTGATTATTCAGTTAGAAGAAGCTAAAAATACAGTTACTGAATTAGAATCAAATTTAGATGAAGTGAGGGTTTCACTT GACATTGCAAGTATAGAAAAGCGAGTTTTAGAACTTGAAAATAGAATGCAAGAAAGTAATTTTTGGGATGATATAAATAAAGCCCAAGAGGTTACTCAAGAAGCGAAAGGGCTTAAAGATAGAATCGATAAGTATTCTAACACTAAAAATAGATTAGAAGATTTAAAAATTTTAATAGAAATGAGTATTGAAGAAGATGATGAGTCTTCTGTAGAAGAAATTTTAAACGAAGTAAAAGAAATTCAAATTATTATAGATGAATTTAGGGTTCAAATATTGCTTTCTGGAGAATATGATAAAAATAATGCTATAGTAAGTTTACATGCAGGTGCAGGTGGAACTGATGCACAAGACTGGACAGAAATGCTTTTAAGAATGTATACAAGATGGTCAGAGACTAAAGGATATAAAGTTGAAACTTTAGATATACTTCCTGGTGATGAAGCAGGAATTAAAAGTGCTAGTCTTAAGATAACTGGGGAGTTTGCATATGGTTATCTTAAAGCTGAGAAGGGGATTCATAGATTGGTTAGAATATCACCATTTAATGCTAATGGAAAAAGACAAACATCATTTGCATCTTTAGAGATTCTACCAGAACTTACAGAAAGTCAAGATATTGAAATAAAATCAGATGATTTAAGAATAGATACTTATCGTGCTAGTGGTGCAGGTGGCCAGCATATAAATAAAACAGACTCAGCGGTTAGAATTACTCATATACCAACTGGAATAGTTGTTCAAAGTCAAAGTGAACGAAGTCAATTTCAAAATAAAGATACCGCTATGAGTATGTTAAAATCTAAATTAGTAGAACTAAAAGAAAGAGCTCATAAGGAAAAAATAGAAGATCTCAGTGGAGATTTAAAAGAAATAGGATGGGGAAGTCAAATAAGATCGTATGTATTTCAACCATATACGATGGTAAAGGATCATAGAACCAATACTGAGATGGGAAATGTCGAAGCTGTTATGGATGGAGATATAGATATATTTATAATAGAATATTTAAAAGCTAATAAAAATTAA
- the secA gene encoding preprotein translocase subunit SecA: MGLFEKIFGTYSQRELKKIAPIINKIESYEKEFEKLTDEQLKNKTEEFKEILKSGKTLDDILPEAFAVAREASWRVLSMKHFREQLIGGIVLHQGRIAEMKTGEGKTLVATLPAYLNALSGNGVHVITVNDYLAKRDRDQMSQLYEFLGLTTGVIIHDLDNEQRREAYNCDITYGTNNEFGFDYLRDNMVVYKEERVQRKLNFCIVDEVDSILIDEARTPLIISGEGDNSTDFYKVADFFAKTLKEDDYTVDEKTKSVILTEQGIEKAEKFFHLDNYGDADNMQVQHHVVQALKANYNMKRDKDYMVKDNEVIIVDEFTGRLMEGRRYSDGLHQAIEAKEDVKIQKESKTLATITFQNYFRMYNKLSGMTGTADTEEAEFREIYGLDVVIIPTHRPIARIDASDLVYKSERGKFKAIVNEIAETYKTGQPVLVGTVSIEKSELLSDMLKRKGVPHQVLNAKYHEKEAEIISHAGEKGMITIATNMAGRGTDIKLGEGVEEVGGLKVIGTERHESRRIDNQLRGRSGRQGDPGYSRFYVSLEDDLMRIFASERLQGVVEKLGLTDEDAIESRLVTNAIENAQKKVEGNNFDVRKSVLQYDDVMNQQREVIYKQRSQVLEGESLKDDIQEMIKAVIAEAVDAHMSGLDENLEEDLEKLLTYLQEIYLPKDTVTVDELKIKSDDEIKDILIGIAQKLYSEKEEEITPERMREIESVILLRIVDTKWMDHIDNMDHLRQGMGLRAYRQQDPVQAYQFEGSEMFDEMINSIKTDTVKYLFHIQVERNIERERVAKETSTNMNGDDSLKQEPVKRADDKVGRNDLCPCGSGKKYKNCCGK, encoded by the coding sequence ATGGGACTGTTTGAAAAGATATTTGGTACATATAGTCAAAGAGAATTAAAAAAAATTGCACCAATAATAAATAAAATAGAATCTTATGAGAAAGAATTTGAAAAATTAACTGATGAACAGTTGAAAAATAAAACAGAAGAATTTAAGGAAATTCTAAAAAGTGGAAAAACTTTGGATGATATACTTCCAGAAGCATTTGCTGTAGCAAGAGAGGCTTCATGGAGAGTTCTTAGTATGAAGCATTTTAGAGAACAGCTTATAGGTGGAATAGTTCTTCATCAAGGTAGAATTGCGGAAATGAAAACAGGTGAAGGTAAAACATTGGTTGCAACATTACCTGCATATTTAAATGCATTATCAGGTAATGGTGTACATGTAATAACTGTTAACGATTATCTTGCTAAAAGAGATAGAGATCAAATGTCTCAGTTGTATGAATTTTTAGGCCTTACTACTGGAGTAATAATTCATGATTTAGATAATGAGCAAAGACGTGAAGCTTATAATTGTGATATTACATATGGAACTAATAATGAATTTGGTTTCGATTATTTAAGAGATAATATGGTTGTATATAAGGAAGAAAGAGTTCAAAGAAAGTTAAACTTTTGTATAGTGGATGAAGTTGACTCTATTTTAATTGATGAAGCTAGAACTCCACTTATAATTTCTGGAGAAGGAGATAATTCAACTGACTTTTATAAAGTAGCTGATTTCTTTGCAAAGACATTAAAAGAAGATGATTATACAGTAGATGAAAAAACTAAATCTGTTATTTTAACAGAGCAAGGTATTGAAAAAGCAGAAAAGTTCTTCCATTTAGATAACTATGGTGATGCAGACAATATGCAAGTTCAACATCACGTAGTTCAAGCTTTAAAGGCTAACTATAATATGAAACGTGACAAAGATTATATGGTTAAGGATAATGAAGTTATTATAGTTGATGAATTTACAGGAAGACTTATGGAAGGTAGAAGATATAGTGATGGTCTTCATCAAGCTATAGAAGCTAAAGAAGATGTTAAAATTCAAAAAGAATCTAAAACTCTTGCAACTATAACATTCCAAAACTACTTTAGAATGTATAATAAACTTTCTGGTATGACGGGTACAGCTGATACAGAAGAAGCTGAATTTAGAGAAATTTACGGATTAGATGTAGTGATTATACCTACACATAGACCAATAGCAAGAATAGATGCTTCAGATTTAGTATATAAATCTGAAAGAGGTAAATTCAAGGCTATAGTTAATGAGATAGCTGAAACTTATAAGACTGGTCAACCAGTTCTAGTAGGTACAGTAAGTATAGAAAAGTCAGAACTTTTATCAGATATGTTAAAGAGAAAAGGAGTTCCACATCAAGTACTTAATGCAAAATATCATGAAAAAGAAGCTGAAATAATTTCTCATGCTGGAGAAAAGGGTATGATTACAATAGCTACTAATATGGCTGGACGTGGTACTGATATTAAGCTTGGTGAAGGCGTTGAAGAAGTCGGTGGACTTAAAGTAATTGGTACTGAAAGACACGAATCAAGACGTATAGATAATCAATTAAGAGGACGTTCTGGACGTCAAGGTGACCCTGGATATTCAAGATTTTATGTATCTTTAGAAGATGATTTAATGAGAATATTTGCATCAGAAAGATTACAAGGAGTTGTCGAGAAATTAGGTTTAACAGACGAGGATGCAATAGAAAGTAGACTTGTTACAAATGCTATAGAAAACGCTCAAAAGAAAGTTGAAGGAAATAACTTTGATGTAAGAAAGAGCGTATTACAATATGATGATGTTATGAATCAACAAAGAGAAGTTATATATAAACAAAGATCTCAAGTTCTTGAAGGGGAATCATTGAAAGATGATATTCAAGAAATGATAAAAGCAGTTATAGCAGAAGCTGTAGATGCACATATGAGTGGGCTTGATGAAAATTTAGAAGAAGATTTAGAAAAATTATTAACATATTTACAAGAGATATATTTACCAAAGGATACTGTAACAGTAGATGAACTTAAGATAAAATCTGATGATGAAATAAAAGATATATTAATAGGTATTGCACAAAAATTATATAGTGAAAAAGAAGAAGAAATTACTCCAGAAAGAATGAGAGAAATAGAAAGTGTTATTCTTCTTAGAATTGTTGATACTAAATGGATGGATCATATAGATAATATGGATCATTTAAGACAAGGTATGGGACTTAGAGCTTATAGACAACAAGATCCAGTTCAAGCATATCAATTTGAAGGTAGTGAAATGTTTGATGAAATGATTAATAGTATAAAAACAGATACTGTTAAATATTTATTCCACATTCAAGTTGAAAGAAATATAGAAAGAGAAAGAGTTGCAAAGGAAACATCAACTAATATGAATGGTGATGATTCACTTAAGCAAGAACCAGTAAAAAGAGCTGATGATAAAGTAGGTAGAAATGATCTTTGTCCATGTGGAAGTGGAAAGAAATATAAAAATTGTTGCGGAAAATAA
- the hpf gene encoding ribosome hibernation-promoting factor, HPF/YfiA family, which produces MNIKVIGKNIEVTKGLREAVERKLSKLDKYFDPNVKVITTLSVQKSRQIVEVTIPFNGVILRAEEANIDMYAAIDLVLEKLERQIRKQKTKLEKRKHGDALKFQFIPEYVPKDAQDNVESKIVKTKRFAIKPMSNEEAVLQMELLGHNFFVFRNSDTDEVNVLYKRKDGQYGLIEPEF; this is translated from the coding sequence ATGAACATAAAAGTTATTGGAAAGAATATCGAAGTAACAAAAGGATTAAGGGAAGCAGTTGAAAGAAAATTATCTAAATTAGATAAATATTTCGATCCTAATGTAAAAGTCATAACTACCCTAAGTGTACAAAAGAGTAGGCAAATAGTAGAGGTTACTATACCTTTTAATGGAGTAATATTAAGGGCAGAAGAAGCTAATATTGATATGTATGCTGCCATAGATTTAGTTTTAGAAAAATTAGAAAGACAAATAAGAAAACAAAAGACTAAATTAGAGAAAAGAAAACATGGAGATGCTCTAAAATTTCAATTTATACCGGAGTATGTTCCAAAAGATGCACAAGATAATGTAGAATCAAAAATAGTTAAAACTAAAAGATTTGCAATAAAACCAATGAGTAATGAAGAAGCTGTTCTTCAAATGGAACTTTTAGGACACAACTTCTTTGTATTTAGAAACAGTGATACAGATGAAGTTAATGTTTTATATAAAAGAAAAGATGGTCAATATGGGTTAATAGAACCTGAGTTTTAA
- a CDS encoding ComF family protein → MGNGVIKYIRYISKCVLNLIYSTEEKCILCGKNLEEGKRLCINCIRNIKVCNNVVKLTHEDYIFNCYSSVYYSGNVKELILKLKYKNDFMAGEAFINYMMDTIDIYHIKFDIITYVPSSKEALKERGYNQGEYLAKLVAEKTNKKVVKVLEKSKKTKDQIGLTKNQRWENLKNSFKCIDINKIQGKKILLVDDVLTTGATAFYCSKEMILNGAKDVSILTVAKSTL, encoded by the coding sequence ATGGGAAATGGAGTTATTAAATATATAAGATATATATCAAAATGTGTTTTAAATTTAATATACAGTACTGAGGAAAAGTGTATACTTTGTGGAAAAAATTTAGAAGAAGGTAAGAGGCTGTGCATAAATTGTATAAGAAATATAAAAGTATGTAATAATGTTGTGAAACTTACACATGAAGATTACATATTTAATTGTTACAGTTCAGTATATTATTCAGGAAATGTGAAAGAATTAATACTAAAATTAAAATATAAAAATGATTTTATGGCAGGAGAAGCTTTTATAAACTATATGATGGATACAATAGATATTTATCATATAAAATTTGATATTATAACATATGTTCCATCTTCTAAAGAAGCTTTAAAAGAACGAGGATATAATCAAGGAGAATATTTAGCTAAGTTGGTTGCAGAAAAAACTAATAAAAAGGTTGTAAAGGTATTAGAAAAAAGTAAAAAAACTAAAGACCAAATAGGATTAACTAAAAATCAGCGATGGGAAAATTTAAAGAATTCATTTAAATGTATAGATATAAATAAAATACAAGGTAAAAAGATATTATTAGTAGATGATGTTTTAACTACAGGAGCTACTGCGTTTTATTGCTCAAAAGAAATGATTTTAAATGGAGCTAAAGATGTGAGTATATTAACAGTAGCAAAAAGTACTTTATAA
- the recD2 gene encoding SF1B family DNA helicase RecD2: MTELNGTVEGIVFKNESNGYVVAHLKEKKKKITITGCIPYIMEGQNLKLQGEWVNHPHFGQQFKVTACEEIVPNSLEGIEKYLSSGIISGIGPVTAKKIVEHFKEKTLEVLDENIEKLKEIDGIGSKKVETIAKSYSKQREVRNIMVFLQTYGVTAKQCVKIHKKYGKDSINVVKENPYTLTENISGIGFKTADKIARTLGIESDSPFRIQCGVRYIVNQFCGMGNTYMPLEKLLKESKDILGVKENEIMNNIQESVLNGKLKVENINKEECVFTMPYYYCELSVTSKILTLSTNSYDDINIDVDLQIEEFEGSNNIKFAKTQIEAIKGAFENGIEIITGGPGTGKTTIIKCITEIFENASMTVFMAAPTGRAAKRMSEATGRESKTIHRLLELGFNNDDDMEFLRSEESPLQCDVLIIDEASMIDILLMNNLLKAIPMGTRLIIVGDADQLPSVGPGNVLRDLIESKCVKVARLRDIFRQAEESMIVVNAHKINNGEMPILNKKGKDFYFLNSENQDKVLDTLVGLIDTRLPKFNNNWNKIKDIQILSPMRKGTLGIENLNSRLQEILNPKAKEKSELEFRDIIFRVGDKVMQTKNNYNLKWNSISSDSDEEGAGVFNGDVGYIIGVSEDKITVVFDEDKEVVYDNMYLDELELAYAMTVHKSQGSEFPVVIMPMFMGPPLLMNKNLFYTGITRAKQMVVLVGLYKAVNFMINNNRSFDRYSALKWRILNILEGEVQESI; encoded by the coding sequence ATGACTGAGTTAAATGGAACGGTAGAAGGTATAGTATTTAAAAACGAAAGTAATGGATATGTAGTTGCGCATCTAAAAGAGAAAAAAAAGAAAATAACAATAACAGGGTGCATACCGTATATAATGGAAGGTCAAAATTTAAAGTTGCAAGGGGAGTGGGTTAATCATCCTCATTTTGGACAACAATTTAAAGTTACTGCATGTGAGGAGATAGTACCAAATTCTCTAGAGGGGATAGAGAAATACCTATCTTCAGGAATAATATCAGGAATAGGACCTGTAACTGCAAAAAAGATTGTAGAACATTTTAAAGAAAAAACTTTAGAAGTATTAGATGAGAATATCGAAAAATTAAAAGAAATTGATGGTATAGGTTCAAAAAAAGTAGAGACTATAGCAAAATCATATTCAAAGCAAAGAGAAGTAAGAAATATAATGGTCTTTTTACAGACTTATGGGGTAACAGCTAAACAATGTGTTAAAATCCATAAAAAATATGGTAAAGATTCTATAAATGTAGTTAAAGAAAATCCTTATACTTTGACAGAAAATATATCTGGAATAGGTTTTAAAACTGCTGATAAAATAGCTAGAACTTTGGGTATAGAGAGTGATTCACCATTTAGAATCCAATGTGGAGTTAGATATATAGTAAATCAATTTTGTGGTATGGGAAATACATATATGCCCTTAGAAAAATTATTAAAAGAATCTAAAGATATACTTGGGGTTAAAGAAAATGAAATAATGAATAATATACAAGAGTCTGTACTTAATGGGAAATTAAAGGTGGAAAATATAAATAAAGAAGAATGTGTTTTTACAATGCCATACTATTATTGTGAGTTATCAGTTACAAGCAAAATATTAACGTTAAGTACAAATAGTTATGATGATATAAATATAGATGTAGATTTACAAATAGAGGAATTTGAAGGAAGTAATAATATAAAATTTGCAAAAACTCAAATAGAAGCCATAAAGGGTGCTTTTGAAAATGGTATTGAAATAATAACGGGTGGTCCTGGAACAGGAAAAACAACAATAATAAAGTGTATAACAGAGATATTTGAAAATGCATCTATGACAGTGTTTATGGCAGCTCCTACAGGTAGAGCGGCAAAGAGGATGAGTGAGGCTACAGGAAGAGAGTCTAAAACTATACATAGATTATTGGAACTTGGATTTAATAATGATGATGATATGGAGTTTTTAAGATCGGAAGAATCACCCCTACAGTGTGATGTTCTTATAATTGATGAAGCTTCTATGATAGATATTTTACTTATGAATAATCTTTTAAAGGCAATTCCTATGGGAACAAGATTAATTATTGTTGGAGATGCAGATCAGCTTCCATCAGTAGGTCCTGGTAATGTATTGAGGGATTTAATAGAAAGTAAGTGTGTAAAGGTAGCAAGATTAAGGGACATTTTTAGGCAAGCGGAAGAAAGTATGATTGTAGTTAATGCACATAAAATTAACAATGGAGAAATGCCTATATTAAATAAGAAGGGAAAAGATTTTTATTTTCTAAATTCAGAAAATCAAGATAAAGTTTTAGATACTTTGGTAGGACTTATAGATACTAGACTTCCTAAGTTCAACAATAATTGGAATAAAATAAAAGATATACAGATACTTTCGCCCATGAGAAAGGGAACTTTAGGAATAGAAAATTTAAATAGTAGACTACAAGAAATTTTAAATCCTAAAGCCAAGGAAAAAAGTGAATTAGAATTTAGAGATATTATTTTTAGGGTTGGCGATAAAGTAATGCAGACAAAAAATAATTATAATTTAAAATGGAATTCTATTAGTAGTGATAGTGATGAAGAAGGGGCCGGAGTATTTAATGGAGATGTAGGATATATAATAGGAGTTAGTGAAGACAAGATAACTGTAGTTTTTGATGAAGATAAGGAAGTAGTATATGACAATATGTATTTAGATGAACTAGAACTTGCATATGCTATGACAGTACACAAAAGTCAAGGAAGTGAATTTCCTGTAGTAATTATGCCTATGTTTATGGGACCACCACTACTTATGAACAAAAATTTATTTTATACGGGTATTACAAGAGCTAAACAGATGGTAGTTTTAGTTGGACTTTACAAGGCCGTAAATTTTATGATAAATAATAATAGAAGTTTTGATAGATATTCTGCACTAAAGTGGAGGATATTAAATATATTAGAGGGAGAAGTTCAAGAAAGTATATAA
- the metK gene encoding methionine adenosyltransferase, whose translation MRRLFTSESVTEGHPDKMCDQISDAILDAILKNDPSGRVACETAVTTGMVMVMGEISTNCYVDIPKVVRGVVSDIGYTRAKYGFDAQTCSVLTSIDEQSQDIAMGVDEALESRQGQKDDVEAVGAGDQGIMFGFATNETKEYMPLPINMAHKLSRKLTEVRKNGTLAYLRPDGKTQVTVEYDDNKPVRIDAVVVSTQHDPEVTQEQIQKDIMEYVIKTVVPNEWLDDETKYYINPTGRFVIGGPHGDTGLTGRKIIVDTYGGSGRHGGGAFSGKDPTKVDRSAAYAARWVAKNLVAAGVADKIEIGLAYAIGVARPVSLLVNTFGTGKFDEDKIVDAVNKVFDLRPGAIIRDLQLKRPIYRQTAAYGHFGRTDIELPWEQLDKVEEIKKAL comes from the coding sequence ATGAGAAGATTATTTACTTCGGAGTCTGTTACAGAAGGACATCCAGATAAAATGTGTGACCAAATTTCTGATGCTATATTAGATGCTATATTAAAAAATGATCCAAGTGGAAGAGTTGCTTGTGAAACTGCTGTTACTACAGGTATGGTAATGGTTATGGGAGAAATATCAACTAATTGTTATGTTGATATTCCTAAAGTTGTAAGAGGAGTTGTTTCAGATATTGGATATACAAGAGCAAAATATGGATTTGATGCTCAAACTTGTTCAGTATTAACATCTATTGATGAGCAATCTCAAGACATAGCTATGGGTGTGGATGAAGCATTAGAATCAAGACAAGGACAAAAAGATGATGTAGAAGCTGTAGGTGCTGGGGATCAAGGTATAATGTTTGGATTTGCGACAAATGAAACAAAGGAATATATGCCACTTCCAATAAATATGGCACATAAGCTTTCAAGAAAATTAACTGAAGTTAGAAAAAATGGTACATTAGCATACTTAAGACCAGATGGAAAAACTCAGGTTACAGTTGAATATGATGATAATAAACCAGTTAGAATAGATGCTGTAGTTGTATCTACTCAACATGACCCAGAAGTTACTCAAGAGCAAATACAAAAAGATATTATGGAATATGTAATAAAGACTGTAGTTCCTAATGAATGGTTAGATGATGAAACAAAATACTATATAAATCCAACAGGAAGATTTGTAATAGGTGGACCTCATGGAGATACAGGACTTACAGGAAGAAAAATCATAGTTGATACATATGGTGGATCTGGAAGACATGGTGGAGGTGCTTTCTCAGGAAAAGACCCAACAAAAGTTGACAGATCAGCAGCATATGCTGCAAGATGGGTAGCTAAAAACTTAGTTGCAGCAGGAGTAGCAGATAAAATAGAAATAGGTTTAGCTTATGCTATAGGAGTTGCTCGTCCAGTATCACTTTTAGTAAATACTTTTGGTACAGGCAAATTTGATGAAGATAAAATAGTAGATGCTGTTAATAAGGTTTTTGATCTAAGACCAGGAGCAATTATAAGAGATTTACAATTAAAAAGACCGATATACAGACAAACAGCTGCTTATGGGCATTTTGGAAGAACAGATATAGAACTTCCATGGGAACAATTAGATAAGGTAGAAGAAATAAAAAAAGCTCTTTAA